From a region of the Oncorhynchus tshawytscha isolate Ot180627B linkage group LG14, Otsh_v2.0, whole genome shotgun sequence genome:
- the LOC112236874 gene encoding F-box only protein 36-like, with protein MHTKYHMKVSEAVCVSSIEIMSSLLSECLYEISQQAAPPCKDYHQLTVTQTQVVFKVWSVSCPLRHEKPQPAENKKSHTDFLQDSHAQGHIGRVFGPHTLDYVVNLCWHRYDYLVRLPDWLLLNILSFLEWADIKNISQTCKRLQQLCCSEGFWAQGTAGARYGKSEVTMEGVSPTLQRRLVVFHRRQVLSRLAQQQQHNKRKNSVWHL; from the exons atgcacacaaaataTCATATGAAAGTttctgaggctgtgtgtgttagtagtatagagatcatgtcttctctcctctcagagtGTTTGTATGAGATCAGTCAACAAGCTGCACCTCCCTGTAAGGATTACCACCAACTCACAGTCACCCAgacacag GTGGTTTTCAAGGTGTGgagtgtgtcctgtcctctacgaCACGAGAAACCACAACCTGCAGAAAACAAGAAATCACACACAGACTTCCTACAGGATAGCCACGCAcaag GTCACATAGGGCGAGTGTTTGGCCCACACACTCTGGACTATGTGGTGAACCTGTGCTGGCATCGCTATGACTACCTGGTCCGGCTCCCTGATTGGCTGCTCCTGAACATCCTGTCCTTCCTGGAGTGGGCGGATATTAAGAATATCTCCCAGACCTGCAAGAGGCTCCAACAG CTATGCTGCAGTGAGGGATTTTGGGCGCAGGGGACAGCTGGGGCCAGGTACGGGAAGAGTGAGGTCACTATGGAGGGTGTGAGCCCTACTCTACAGCGCCGTCTGGTGGTGTTTCACAGAAGACAGGTGCTCTCCCGTCtggcccagcagcagcagcacaacaaGAGGAAGAACAGTGTCTGGCACCTGTGA